From Haloarcula hispanica ATCC 33960, the proteins below share one genomic window:
- a CDS encoding queuosine precursor transporter: MTSERSEAVRVGLVALFVTALVTSQVTASKLLAFSLPFSLPLAGSTLVLPGAALAYALTFFASDCYAELYGRRAATVVVNVGFAMNFVLLALVWSTIFAPGLPQAAQPVDLAAFRNVLGASTAIVVASLSAYVVSQNWDVFVFHWLRDRTDGEKLWLRNIGSTATSQLLDTVIFVGVGFILFQGVPPAEALALIVGQYLLKLAIAVLDTPFVYAVVGFARRNDVAPTPARAD, encoded by the coding sequence ATGACCAGTGAGCGGTCGGAGGCGGTGCGCGTCGGCCTCGTCGCGCTGTTCGTGACAGCACTGGTCACTTCACAGGTGACCGCCTCGAAGCTGCTCGCGTTCTCGCTGCCGTTCTCGCTCCCGCTTGCCGGGTCGACGCTCGTCCTGCCCGGGGCCGCGCTGGCGTACGCGCTGACGTTCTTCGCCTCCGACTGCTACGCCGAACTGTACGGCCGGCGGGCCGCGACGGTCGTCGTCAACGTCGGCTTCGCCATGAACTTCGTCCTGCTGGCGCTGGTCTGGAGTACCATCTTCGCCCCCGGGCTCCCGCAGGCGGCCCAGCCGGTGGATCTCGCGGCGTTCCGGAACGTGCTCGGGGCCAGCACGGCCATCGTCGTCGCCAGCCTGTCGGCCTACGTCGTGAGCCAGAACTGGGACGTGTTCGTCTTCCACTGGCTTCGGGACCGAACCGACGGCGAGAAACTCTGGCTCCGTAACATCGGCTCGACGGCTACGAGCCAGCTACTGGATACGGTCATCTTCGTCGGCGTCGGCTTCATCCTGTTTCAGGGCGTCCCGCCGGCCGAGGCGCTGGCGCTCATCGTCGGCCAGTACTTGCTGAAGCTCGCTATCGCCGTCCTCGACACGCCCTTTGTCTACGCCGTCGTCGGCTTCGCTCGGCGGAACGACGTCGCACCGACCCCGGCACGGGCCGACTGA
- a CDS encoding ribbon-helix-helix domain-containing protein — MPKISVEVPAELLNDIDKHVGEDGKFVNRSEAIRASVRKTLDVLDDIDERQGRLDDDQ; from the coding sequence ATGCCCAAGATAAGCGTGGAGGTCCCGGCCGAACTGCTGAACGACATCGACAAGCACGTCGGCGAAGACGGGAAGTTCGTCAACCGAAGCGAAGCCATTCGGGCCTCGGTGCGGAAAACGCTCGACGTGCTTGACGACATCGATGAACGGCAGGGGCGACTCGACGATGACCAGTGA
- a CDS encoding twin-arginine translocase subunit TatC — MASAIDEDTVQTVQSGRATLGAMLRSAQVHLQKVFIVFVIGMIGTIMGLQYGVWDTLRADLLYSQMDLTTQEATSIVAVTPFDVILLQVKIGAVIGILMSLPLLIYFGRDGLRQRGWWPAEHIPTWKGALFVTISLGLFFGGVAYAYELFFPLMFNFLAGDAFKAGFTPQYSIVKWFQFVFLLAVSFGLAAQLPLVMTVLSYTEIVPYETFRDKWRYAVMGIFAFGALFSPPDPFTQIMWAAPLCGLYGISLALAKLAMLVRRSGDLVSTSAVARGHWNTILGGAVLGGGVVYYVLATPAFQYVQRFAEVFPSDRLTGDIQPPALFGLPVESTALLLAAVFGVIGAVVVLYYHVLTALSEKAGPGQVGDPTAIDIDELNASAVEVAPPEVFEEMTEDEALAHADRALADDNKEKAQAVLDRWDMAHEDDSEGDGGDGADETAEADEEEAGVFTSTTAGMVDAFTEDETTEDEIGGYYYDIQFILSALASRAFVILGIFGAVLAAAFLFLYQGGIGSIQRTFVSRLPPEMAADVSIVTLHPVEHLVFIVKFSTILGAVSVIPVVLYFAWPAMRERGLVIGNRNILGIWGGTLFAALIGGSLLGFLYVAPMTISWIAYDQLNSNMVIAYRVSKFGWLVFFLTIGIGLLAEIPVTMFLFHKGGIIPFHLMYERWREVVIAIVALSAILSPSGIFTMFIVGIPTALSYMLGLGILWVYTLGGRRTTNRRSEPAD, encoded by the coding sequence ATGGCGAGTGCTATCGACGAGGACACCGTCCAGACGGTTCAGAGCGGGCGCGCCACGCTCGGCGCGATGCTCCGTTCGGCGCAGGTGCACCTCCAGAAGGTGTTCATCGTCTTCGTCATCGGGATGATCGGCACGATCATGGGACTGCAGTACGGCGTCTGGGACACGCTACGCGCCGATCTCCTGTACTCGCAGATGGACCTCACCACGCAGGAGGCCACGAGCATCGTCGCGGTCACGCCCTTCGACGTCATCCTCCTGCAGGTGAAAATCGGCGCCGTCATCGGGATTCTCATGTCGTTGCCGCTGTTGATCTACTTCGGCCGCGACGGACTCCGCCAGCGCGGCTGGTGGCCGGCCGAGCACATCCCGACCTGGAAGGGCGCGCTGTTCGTCACGATCAGCTTAGGTCTGTTTTTCGGCGGCGTGGCTTACGCCTACGAACTGTTCTTCCCGCTGATGTTCAACTTCCTCGCCGGGGACGCGTTCAAGGCCGGCTTCACGCCACAGTACTCCATCGTCAAGTGGTTCCAGTTCGTCTTCCTGCTGGCCGTCTCCTTCGGACTCGCCGCCCAGTTGCCCCTCGTGATGACGGTGCTCTCCTACACCGAGATCGTCCCCTACGAGACGTTCCGGGACAAGTGGCGCTACGCGGTAATGGGGATTTTCGCCTTCGGCGCGCTGTTCTCGCCGCCGGACCCCTTCACCCAGATTATGTGGGCCGCGCCGCTGTGTGGTCTCTACGGCATCAGCCTCGCGCTGGCGAAGCTCGCGATGCTGGTCAGGCGTTCCGGTGACCTCGTCAGTACCAGCGCCGTCGCTCGCGGGCACTGGAACACGATTCTCGGCGGTGCAGTGCTGGGCGGCGGCGTGGTGTACTACGTCCTGGCGACGCCGGCATTTCAGTACGTTCAGCGGTTCGCCGAGGTGTTCCCCTCCGACCGGCTCACCGGCGACATCCAGCCGCCGGCGCTGTTCGGACTCCCAGTCGAGAGCACGGCACTGCTTCTCGCTGCCGTGTTCGGTGTCATCGGTGCTGTCGTCGTCCTCTACTACCACGTCCTGACCGCCCTCTCGGAGAAGGCCGGTCCCGGTCAGGTCGGTGACCCGACGGCTATCGACATCGACGAACTCAACGCCTCGGCCGTCGAGGTTGCTCCGCCGGAAGTGTTCGAGGAGATGACCGAGGACGAGGCGCTCGCCCACGCCGACCGCGCCCTCGCGGACGACAACAAGGAGAAAGCCCAGGCCGTCCTCGACCGGTGGGACATGGCCCACGAGGACGACTCGGAGGGTGACGGTGGCGACGGCGCGGACGAGACCGCCGAAGCGGACGAAGAAGAGGCAGGCGTGTTCACCTCGACGACCGCCGGCATGGTCGATGCCTTCACCGAGGACGAGACTACGGAAGACGAAATCGGCGGCTACTACTACGACATTCAGTTCATCCTCAGCGCGCTGGCCTCCCGGGCGTTCGTGATTCTGGGCATCTTCGGGGCAGTGCTCGCCGCCGCGTTCCTGTTCCTCTATCAGGGCGGCATCGGGTCGATACAGCGGACGTTCGTCAGCCGGCTCCCGCCGGAGATGGCCGCCGACGTGAGCATCGTCACGCTCCACCCCGTCGAGCACCTGGTGTTCATCGTCAAGTTCTCGACGATACTCGGGGCCGTCTCTGTCATCCCCGTTGTGCTGTACTTCGCGTGGCCGGCGATGCGCGAGCGCGGCCTCGTCATCGGCAACCGCAACATCCTGGGCATCTGGGGCGGGACGCTGTTCGCCGCGCTCATCGGCGGGAGCCTGCTCGGCTTCCTCTACGTGGCCCCGATGACCATCTCCTGGATCGCCTACGACCAGCTGAACTCGAACATGGTCATCGCCTACCGCGTGAGCAAGTTCGGTTGGCTCGTGTTCTTCCTCACCATCGGCATCGGCCTGCTGGCGGAGATCCCGGTGACGATGTTCCTGTTCCACAAGGGCGGCATCATCCCGTTCCACCTGATGTACGAGCGCTGGCGGGAGGTCGTCATCGCCATCGTCGCCCTCTCGGCGATTCTCTCGCCCAGCGGCATCTTCACGATGTTCATCGTCGGCATTCCGACGGCGCTTTCGTACATGCTCGGCCTCGGCATCCTCTGGGTGTACACGCTCGGCGGCCGGCGGACGACGAACCGCCGCAGCGAACCGGCTGACTGA
- the nirK gene encoding copper-containing nitrite reductase, with translation MSTIPTATRRRVLEALGVGTAALAGCASAPGAKEQPTEAKTTPQEPAMNAAQQTDVDRIAADPTAIPDPIDRSEPKTVSVEMTTKEQVAEIEPGVTYTYMTFGDQIPGPMIRVRRGDTVELTITNEEGNSMPHNIDLHAVRGPGGGAEASMVTPGQTKTFRFKATYPGAFIYHCAVPNLDMHISSGMFGMILVEPKEGLPKVDHEFYFGQHELYTTGDTGEKGHHDFDMEAMAAEEPTYVLMNGEKYAITPDVHGAPSMQVGETARVYFVTGGPNLDSSFHPIGSVWDEVWQQGSIAGPPNKYVQTTPVKPGSCAIATLHAEVPGPIKLVDHALSRVARKGMMAVINREGAANPDVFEPEV, from the coding sequence ATGTCAACCATTCCGACGGCGACGCGGAGGCGGGTGTTAGAAGCCCTGGGCGTCGGCACGGCCGCGCTTGCGGGCTGTGCCAGCGCACCGGGCGCAAAAGAGCAACCGACCGAGGCGAAGACGACCCCACAGGAGCCAGCTATGAACGCCGCACAACAGACTGACGTCGACCGTATTGCCGCGGACCCGACCGCAATCCCGGACCCAATCGACCGGTCGGAGCCAAAGACCGTGTCGGTCGAGATGACCACCAAAGAGCAGGTCGCAGAGATTGAGCCGGGCGTCACCTACACGTACATGACCTTCGGCGACCAGATTCCCGGCCCGATGATCCGAGTCCGCCGTGGCGACACCGTCGAACTCACCATCACGAACGAGGAGGGGAACTCGATGCCCCACAACATCGACCTCCACGCGGTCCGCGGCCCCGGTGGCGGTGCTGAGGCGTCGATGGTCACGCCGGGCCAGACCAAGACGTTCCGGTTCAAGGCCACCTACCCCGGCGCGTTCATCTACCACTGCGCCGTCCCGAACCTCGATATGCACATCTCCTCGGGGATGTTCGGGATGATACTCGTTGAGCCGAAAGAGGGGCTGCCCAAAGTGGACCACGAGTTCTACTTCGGCCAGCACGAACTGTACACCACCGGCGACACCGGCGAGAAGGGGCACCACGACTTCGACATGGAGGCGATGGCGGCCGAAGAGCCGACGTACGTCCTGATGAACGGCGAGAAGTACGCAATCACGCCGGACGTTCACGGCGCGCCCAGCATGCAGGTGGGTGAGACAGCCCGGGTGTACTTCGTGACCGGCGGTCCGAACCTCGACTCCAGTTTCCACCCCATCGGCTCCGTCTGGGACGAGGTCTGGCAGCAGGGCTCTATCGCTGGGCCGCCGAACAAGTACGTCCAGACCACGCCGGTCAAGCCGGGGTCCTGTGCCATCGCGACCCTCCACGCCGAGGTGCCTGGACCCATCAAACTGGTCGACCACGCGCTCTCCCGGGTCGCCCGCAAGGGCATGATGGCTGTCATCAACCGTGAAGGGGCGGCAAACCCCGACGTGTTCGAACCGGAGGTCTGA
- a CDS encoding 23S rRNA (uridine(2552)-2'-O)-methyltransferase, which yields MSGKDDYYNRAKQEGYRARSAYKLQQLDDTAGLLGEGRTVVDLGAAPGGWMQVAAERIGERGTLVGVDRQTIDELEDPEPTVEYVRGDMTEDSTKDEIREIVGESDGSGGPVDVVISDMAPNMTGQYDLDHARSVHLVRQAFEVATDLLDAGGDFCAKVFDGQDLDDLIADIEPEFEYVREVRPDASRDSSSELYLVAKHRLTGPVREGDIVEVTIDDIGEEGDGIAKVENFTVFVSGVEAGETVEVRIDDVKPRYAFAEPVE from the coding sequence ATGTCGGGCAAAGACGACTACTACAACAGAGCGAAGCAGGAGGGGTACCGCGCGCGGTCGGCCTACAAGCTCCAGCAGCTAGACGACACGGCCGGCTTGCTGGGCGAGGGGCGGACCGTCGTGGACCTCGGCGCTGCCCCCGGCGGGTGGATGCAGGTCGCGGCCGAGCGGATCGGCGAGCGCGGGACGCTGGTCGGCGTCGACCGCCAGACCATCGACGAGCTGGAGGACCCCGAACCGACCGTCGAGTACGTCCGCGGCGACATGACCGAGGACAGCACGAAAGACGAAATCCGCGAAATTGTCGGGGAGAGCGACGGCAGCGGCGGCCCGGTCGATGTGGTCATCTCCGACATGGCCCCGAATATGACCGGCCAGTACGACCTCGACCACGCCCGGTCGGTCCACCTGGTCCGGCAGGCCTTCGAGGTCGCGACGGACCTGCTCGACGCGGGCGGGGACTTCTGTGCGAAGGTGTTCGACGGACAGGACCTCGACGACCTCATCGCCGATATCGAACCGGAGTTCGAGTACGTCCGTGAGGTCCGCCCCGACGCCTCCCGTGACTCCTCCTCGGAGCTGTATCTGGTTGCGAAACACCGCCTGACCGGGCCGGTCCGCGAGGGTGACATCGTCGAAGTCACTATCGACGACATCGGCGAGGAGGGTGACGGTATCGCTAAAGTCGAGAACTTCACTGTGTTCGTCAGCGGCGTCGAAGCGGGTGAGACCGTCGAGGTCCGCATCGACGACGTGAAGCCCCGGTACGCGTTCGCCGAACCGGTCGAGTGA